One window of the Rufibacter radiotolerans genome contains the following:
- a CDS encoding SgcJ/EcaC family oxidoreductase — MKHLFCMLLIAAGCTSNLFAQTSKDKQAVQTQIEAMLHSWNQHQFSDMDTYTTPDVDWVNIVGMRWKGRKEVQYAHEAFHKTMFKDVPVDLKSTDIRFITKDVAVAHIITHYGEFTTPGGNKMGNTDDIATLVYVKKKGKWLLTAGENVSVSEGAKQHDPVNEMRAK; from the coding sequence ATGAAACATCTATTCTGTATGCTACTAATTGCCGCTGGCTGCACGTCAAATCTTTTCGCTCAGACAAGTAAAGACAAACAAGCGGTGCAGACGCAGATTGAGGCTATGCTCCATAGCTGGAACCAACACCAGTTCAGTGACATGGATACCTACACTACCCCAGATGTTGATTGGGTAAACATAGTGGGCATGCGGTGGAAAGGACGCAAAGAAGTGCAATATGCCCATGAGGCCTTCCATAAAACAATGTTCAAAGACGTGCCGGTTGATTTGAAGTCAACGGACATCCGGTTTATCACAAAAGACGTCGCCGTGGCCCACATCATCACCCATTACGGAGAATTCACTACCCCAGGCGGCAATAAAATGGGCAACACAGATGATATTGCCACCCTGGTATATGTGAAAAAGAAAGGGAAATGGCTCCTGACAGCCGGGGAAAACGTGTCTGTAAGTGAAGGCGCAAAACAGCATGACCCCGTCAATGAAATGCGGGCAAAATAA
- a CDS encoding GNAT family N-acetyltransferase produces MDIKYSFDDKPTAKQVIELYDNCGLPRPTRDKERIQKMFDNSNLIVTAWHEDLLVGVSRSITDWVWSCYLADLAVRQEYKKAGIGKKLIQLTKERVGEQSMVLLLSVPTAMEYYPKVGFVKQESSFILNRADWQ; encoded by the coding sequence ATGGATATAAAATACAGCTTCGATGATAAACCTACTGCAAAGCAGGTTATTGAACTTTATGACAACTGCGGCTTGCCTCGCCCGACACGAGACAAAGAAAGAATTCAAAAGATGTTTGATAACTCCAATCTAATTGTAACAGCGTGGCACGAGGACTTATTAGTTGGTGTTTCGCGGTCTATAACAGATTGGGTATGGAGTTGCTATTTAGCAGACCTTGCAGTAAGGCAAGAATATAAAAAAGCAGGTATTGGTAAAAAATTGATACAGTTAACAAAAGAAAGGGTTGGAGAACAATCAATGGTTTTACTCTTGTCTGTTCCGACGGCTATGGAATATTATCCTAAGGTTGGATTTGTGAAGCAAGAAAGTAGCTTCATCTTAAACCGAGCAGATTGGCAGTGA
- a CDS encoding pyridoxine 5'-phosphate oxidase C-terminal domain-containing protein, with amino-acid sequence MSKQGHVITDVDGLIEEYNRIEQSSGNNKLRRPEYWGGYTIKPARIEFLEFKTTRFHNRDLYTIENQKWVLQTLQP; translated from the coding sequence GTGAGCAAACAAGGACATGTAATTACAGATGTAGACGGACTCATAGAGGAATATAATAGAATTGAGCAAAGCTCAGGAAATAATAAGCTAAGAAGACCAGAATATTGGGGAGGTTATACAATAAAGCCTGCGCGAATTGAATTTTTAGAATTCAAAACGACTCGGTTTCATAATCGGGATTTGTACACAATAGAGAACCAAAAATGGGTTTTACAAACATTACAACCATAG
- a CDS encoding (2Fe-2S) ferredoxin domain-containing protein, with amino-acid sequence MSKTIHFPLQVIYGCSGSKCQKRGGKEIRKIMREELKMAGLKDQVEIVKTECTDRCKHGPIFCLQPQNIWLHDMSESQILQVFREKVLGK; translated from the coding sequence ATGAGTAAAACAATCCATTTTCCACTGCAGGTGATTTACGGCTGTTCCGGCAGCAAATGCCAGAAGCGCGGCGGCAAGGAGATCAGGAAAATCATGCGGGAAGAGCTGAAGATGGCCGGCCTCAAAGACCAAGTGGAAATTGTGAAGACCGAATGCACCGACCGCTGCAAGCACGGCCCCATTTTCTGCCTGCAGCCGCAGAATATCTGGCTGCATGACATGAGCGAGAGCCAGATTCTGCAGGTGTTCCGGGAGAAAGTATTGGGCAAATAA
- a CDS encoding heme-binding domain-containing protein has protein sequence MKTVYKILLALVVLLVLIQFIRIDTTNPPVDPAKDFITLKNPPQAVAGILRASCYDCHSNETTYPWYTNVAPFSWLIKDHIDEGRRKLNFSEYGDLPAKRAKHKLDESYEMVAEGEMPMTSYTLLHRDAKLSDAQKQELLAWLKSIGAKSTPEAK, from the coding sequence ATGAAAACTGTATATAAAATCCTGTTAGCGCTGGTGGTGCTCCTGGTCCTGATCCAGTTTATTAGAATTGACACCACCAATCCGCCGGTAGACCCTGCCAAAGATTTTATCACGTTAAAGAACCCGCCGCAGGCTGTGGCAGGCATTCTCCGGGCTTCCTGCTATGACTGCCACTCCAATGAAACCACCTACCCGTGGTACACCAACGTGGCGCCATTTTCGTGGTTGATCAAAGACCATATTGACGAAGGCCGCCGCAAACTCAACTTCTCAGAATACGGAGACCTGCCCGCCAAAAGAGCCAAACACAAGCTGGATGAGTCTTATGAGATGGTAGCCGAAGGCGAAATGCCCATGACCTCCTACACCCTCCTCCACCGTGACGCCAAACTGAGCGATGCCCAAAAACAGGAGCTCCTGGCCTGGCTGAAATCTATTGGGGCTAAGTCTACGCCGGAGGCAAAGTAA
- a CDS encoding T9SS C-terminal target domain-containing protein: MHLTAILFIFSTYWSLLLQFLGGTPTPAPAKPVAVAPAVKAYAMADTRTLEFVENKGQWPKQVSYAADVPSGKLFLEPTGFLYVLRDPAQVSSHGHGAEEPATTRRNILPAGVTKNHAYSVTFENANPSAALTGDEVTEGTRNYYLGNDQSKWGSGARGFRKVQYKALYQGVDMALYEQAGKLKYDLHVAAGTSPTQIKLTYTGVTSLLLQEGNLQIETSVGRVVEHKPIAYQWVQNMRTPVACSYKLTGNTLQFSFPEGYDPKLPLVIDPVVEFSTFTGSFADNWGFTATYDSHGNMYSGGIASSVGYPVSLGAFDTSYNGAWDMAIIKYNTKVLGPAARLYATYVGGTETDIPHSLVVNAADELIILGTTSSLDYPTSSSALKKTFNGGSFIAPLGTGGNPTYANGSDLVITRLSATGDKLLASTFLGGSGNDGLVSRTAINVPGLVQNYGDQFRGDIITDPDGNVYLASNTTSADFPVRNGFRSQAYGSNDAIVCKLSPDLSQVIWGSYYGGPDLDAAYSIQLDPDRQVYVCGGTTSASLPGTANGLHSASAGNTDGFALKINNTGSTLLAATFLGTSAYDQTYFLQLDASNSVYVLGQTLGNYPVTTGTYRNNNGRQFIHKLNNTLSATEFSTVFGSGRNTLDISPTAFMVDECQRIYVAGWGGSSNASYGNGSTTGLPVTPGAVQTTTDGGDFYLMQLGTNASQLLYATFYGGNQNITGGSYEHVDGGTSRYDKKGYVYQAVCGGCQGRTNFPIPPGANFYSPINNSTNCNNASFKFDFAEELRADAGKDSSVCADAMNVLLQGSPTGGVWTGTGVTRVNGVYQFDPTPALIGKHTLTYTVTGTGSCAVSNTMDMTVSEPLPHTLTLPATQFCANSTETVTLVGSPAGGKFSGTGVTGTTFSPAKAGVGRHVITYRSDGSNGICGVATQEVTVILPVLNIGPDTTLCPGSVTPFQLKTNLTGGTWTGTGVSATGLFTPPAGFTGTIEVTYSITNPCPVSIKKRILLPPRPSMAAGLANACQDNGKVSGYAPYNAAFNNTTGNATGFTWHFGDGSQSNERTPRHMYQNPGSYKVTLMATYGNGCQDQLEVGTVVVEPAFIPNIFTPNGDDVNETFVQRFSCFPTELTIYNRWGKQVHQEKVYQQKWNGGSLSDGTYFYILKDTEGNSAKGWVEIIR; encoded by the coding sequence ATGCATCTGACGGCTATCCTGTTCATCTTCTCTACGTATTGGTCTTTGCTGCTCCAGTTTCTGGGCGGCACCCCCACACCTGCCCCGGCAAAACCGGTGGCGGTGGCCCCGGCGGTAAAGGCCTACGCCATGGCAGACACCCGCACCCTGGAGTTTGTGGAGAACAAAGGCCAGTGGCCCAAGCAGGTTTCCTACGCCGCCGATGTGCCAAGCGGCAAGCTATTTCTGGAGCCCACAGGGTTTCTGTACGTGCTGCGTGACCCGGCCCAGGTTTCCAGCCACGGTCATGGGGCAGAAGAGCCTGCCACTACCCGCCGCAACATTCTGCCTGCTGGCGTCACTAAAAACCACGCCTATTCCGTCACCTTTGAGAATGCCAACCCCTCCGCCGCCCTTACGGGCGATGAGGTCACCGAAGGCACGCGCAACTACTACCTGGGCAACGACCAGAGCAAATGGGGCAGCGGGGCCAGGGGGTTCAGAAAGGTGCAGTACAAAGCCCTGTACCAAGGAGTAGACATGGCGCTCTATGAGCAGGCGGGTAAACTCAAGTATGACCTGCATGTGGCCGCCGGCACCTCTCCCACGCAAATCAAGCTTACCTATACCGGCGTGACCAGCTTGTTGCTGCAAGAGGGCAACCTGCAGATTGAGACCTCGGTGGGCCGGGTGGTGGAACATAAACCCATCGCCTACCAATGGGTACAGAACATGCGGACTCCCGTGGCCTGCAGCTATAAATTGACAGGCAACACGCTCCAATTTTCCTTCCCCGAAGGCTATGACCCCAAACTGCCGCTGGTTATTGACCCGGTGGTGGAGTTCTCTACCTTCACGGGCTCCTTTGCCGACAATTGGGGCTTTACCGCCACCTATGACAGCCACGGCAACATGTATTCGGGGGGTATTGCCTCCAGCGTGGGGTATCCCGTCTCCCTGGGCGCGTTTGATACCTCCTACAACGGCGCCTGGGACATGGCCATTATCAAGTACAACACCAAGGTACTGGGTCCGGCGGCCCGGCTCTATGCCACCTATGTGGGCGGCACGGAGACGGATATCCCGCATAGCCTGGTGGTGAACGCGGCAGATGAACTCATTATCCTGGGCACCACCAGTTCCCTGGATTACCCCACCTCCAGCAGTGCCCTGAAAAAAACCTTTAACGGCGGCTCTTTCATAGCGCCGCTGGGCACCGGCGGAAACCCCACCTACGCCAACGGCTCTGACCTAGTCATAACCCGCCTCAGCGCCACCGGCGACAAGCTGCTGGCCTCCACTTTTCTGGGAGGCAGCGGCAATGACGGCCTTGTGAGCAGGACCGCCATTAACGTGCCGGGCTTGGTGCAGAACTACGGAGACCAGTTCAGGGGAGACATCATCACAGACCCAGACGGTAACGTGTACCTGGCCAGTAACACCACCTCAGCAGACTTTCCGGTCCGCAACGGGTTCCGGTCACAGGCTTATGGTTCCAATGACGCCATTGTCTGCAAACTCTCCCCAGACCTGAGCCAGGTGATCTGGGGTAGTTATTACGGTGGGCCAGACCTGGACGCCGCCTACTCCATTCAGCTGGACCCAGACCGGCAAGTGTATGTTTGCGGGGGCACCACCAGTGCATCCCTTCCCGGCACCGCCAACGGGCTGCATTCGGCCTCGGCGGGCAATACAGACGGCTTTGCACTCAAGATCAACAACACGGGTAGTACTTTATTGGCCGCCACTTTCCTGGGCACCTCGGCGTATGACCAGACCTATTTTCTGCAGCTGGATGCCAGTAACAGCGTGTATGTGCTGGGCCAGACCCTGGGCAATTATCCCGTTACTACCGGCACCTACCGCAATAATAACGGCCGCCAGTTCATCCATAAACTTAACAATACCCTCTCGGCCACTGAGTTCTCCACCGTCTTCGGGTCCGGAAGGAACACTTTGGATATTTCGCCCACGGCGTTCATGGTAGATGAGTGCCAGCGCATTTATGTGGCAGGCTGGGGCGGCAGTTCCAACGCGTCCTATGGCAACGGCTCTACCACCGGCCTTCCGGTCACCCCGGGGGCCGTGCAGACCACCACAGACGGCGGCGATTTTTACCTCATGCAGCTGGGCACCAATGCCAGCCAACTGCTGTACGCCACGTTCTACGGCGGTAACCAGAACATTACGGGCGGAAGCTATGAACACGTAGACGGCGGCACTAGCCGATATGACAAAAAAGGCTACGTGTACCAGGCGGTTTGCGGCGGGTGCCAGGGCCGCACCAATTTCCCTATTCCGCCGGGCGCCAACTTCTATTCCCCTATCAACAACAGCACCAACTGCAACAACGCCTCCTTTAAATTTGACTTCGCCGAGGAACTGCGTGCCGATGCCGGAAAGGACAGCTCTGTCTGCGCTGACGCCATGAACGTACTGTTGCAGGGCTCCCCTACCGGCGGCGTCTGGACCGGCACGGGCGTCACCAGAGTCAATGGCGTCTACCAGTTTGATCCCACGCCCGCCCTTATTGGCAAGCATACTCTTACCTATACCGTTACCGGCACCGGGTCCTGCGCCGTCTCCAACACCATGGACATGACCGTGTCAGAACCCCTTCCACACACCCTTACGCTACCGGCCACGCAGTTCTGCGCCAATTCCACGGAAACGGTCACGTTGGTGGGCTCTCCGGCCGGCGGAAAGTTCTCAGGCACCGGGGTGACGGGCACTACCTTTAGTCCGGCCAAGGCCGGGGTGGGCCGCCACGTGATCACCTACCGCAGCGACGGCTCCAATGGCATCTGCGGCGTGGCCACCCAGGAAGTAACCGTGATTTTACCCGTCCTCAACATTGGCCCAGACACCACCCTTTGCCCGGGCAGCGTAACTCCGTTCCAGCTAAAGACCAACCTTACCGGCGGTACCTGGACCGGCACCGGGGTCTCGGCCACCGGTCTTTTCACGCCGCCCGCCGGGTTTACCGGCACCATTGAGGTAACTTATTCCATCACCAACCCTTGCCCGGTCTCCATCAAGAAACGCATTCTTCTTCCGCCCCGCCCTTCCATGGCCGCCGGCCTGGCCAATGCCTGCCAGGATAATGGGAAGGTCTCAGGCTATGCCCCCTACAATGCCGCTTTTAATAACACCACCGGCAATGCCACGGGCTTTACCTGGCACTTTGGAGATGGCAGCCAATCTAATGAGCGCACGCCCCGCCATATGTACCAGAACCCTGGCAGCTACAAAGTCACGCTGATGGCCACCTACGGCAACGGCTGTCAGGACCAGTTGGAAGTGGGCACTGTGGTAGTGGAACCGGCTTTTATCCCCAACATCTTCACGCCTAACGGCGATGACGTGAACGAGACTTTTGTGCAGCGCTTCAGCTGTTTCCCCACGGAGTTAACCATTTATAACCGTTGGGGTAAGCAAGTGCACCAGGAAAAAGTCTACCAGCAGAAATGGAACGGCGGCAGCCTCTCAGACGGCACCTACTTCTATATCCTCAAAGATACCGAAGGCAACAGCGCCAAGGGCTGGGTAGAAATTATCAGGTAA
- the mutM gene encoding DNA-formamidopyrimidine glycosylase, with protein MPELPEVETYRRFIDETSLYQPIREVEVQDPKRQLQVDLDDFRKALLGNQFTGTHRIGKQLFLLTAQGPIVTMHFGMTGDVAYYRDAADTPRFARSVFHFENGFQFAFLDSRKFGRLGLTESVEAFRKQKKLGPDALTLTTEELTQGLAKKKSAIKPLLLDQRIAPGVGNWIADEVLFQAQLEPERPANTLQPVEVDRLATAIREVLETAVAAEAIYRDFPSHYLIHAREWDEAPTSTSGGTHLNCPRCQTLIQKKYVSGRATYFCPQCQV; from the coding sequence ATGCCCGAGTTACCAGAGGTAGAAACCTATAGAAGATTCATTGACGAAACCAGCTTGTACCAACCCATACGCGAGGTAGAGGTGCAGGACCCCAAACGCCAGCTGCAGGTAGACCTGGACGATTTCAGGAAGGCTCTGCTGGGCAACCAGTTCACGGGCACGCACCGCATTGGCAAGCAGCTTTTTCTGCTCACGGCGCAAGGGCCTATTGTGACCATGCACTTCGGGATGACCGGCGATGTGGCCTACTACCGTGACGCCGCAGACACGCCCCGCTTTGCCCGGTCGGTCTTCCACTTTGAGAACGGCTTTCAGTTCGCGTTTCTGGACTCCCGTAAGTTTGGGCGGCTGGGGCTGACTGAAAGCGTGGAGGCGTTCCGGAAGCAGAAGAAACTGGGTCCTGATGCCCTCACCCTCACTACTGAGGAACTGACCCAGGGCCTGGCCAAAAAGAAATCTGCCATAAAGCCGCTGCTCCTGGACCAGCGCATTGCGCCCGGCGTGGGCAACTGGATAGCCGATGAAGTGCTGTTCCAGGCCCAGCTGGAACCCGAGCGCCCGGCCAATACATTACAGCCCGTAGAAGTAGACCGCCTGGCCACCGCCATCAGGGAAGTGCTGGAAACCGCCGTTGCCGCCGAGGCCATTTACCGCGATTTCCCGTCACACTACCTGATCCATGCCCGCGAATGGGACGAGGCACCCACCTCGACTTCTGGCGGAACTCACCTGAACTGTCCCCGCTGCCAGACACTCATCCAGAAGAAATACGTGAGCGGCCGGGCCACGTATTTCTGCCCGCAGTGCCAGGTGTAG
- a CDS encoding YfiT family bacillithiol transferase — METTTLPLEILRYPVGRFASPPLYRSALVKQALAKLEALPAQLRTQVTNLSNQQLDTPYRPGGWTLRQVVHHLADSHMNSYTRFRLALTEEQPTIKPYEESSWAYLHDARWADPEISLRLLEALHYRWVLLLRSLSMEEWHRTFIHPQGGETYLFQAVEMYAWHGEHHLRHITALKERMAW; from the coding sequence ATGGAAACGACTACCCTCCCACTGGAAATACTTCGCTACCCCGTTGGCCGGTTTGCATCGCCGCCCCTCTACCGGTCTGCCCTGGTAAAACAGGCCTTGGCCAAGCTGGAAGCCCTACCCGCTCAGTTGCGGACCCAGGTGACCAACCTTTCAAACCAGCAGCTGGACACCCCCTACCGCCCCGGCGGCTGGACCCTTCGGCAGGTAGTGCACCATCTGGCAGACAGCCACATGAACAGCTACACCCGTTTCCGGCTGGCCCTCACCGAGGAGCAACCCACCATCAAACCCTATGAGGAGTCTTCATGGGCATACCTGCATGATGCCCGCTGGGCCGACCCCGAGATATCGTTGCGTTTGCTGGAAGCCCTGCACTACCGTTGGGTACTGCTGTTGCGGTCGCTGTCCATGGAAGAATGGCACCGCACCTTTATCCATCCGCAGGGCGGCGAGACATATCTGTTTCAGGCGGTAGAGATGTATGCCTGGCACGGCGAGCACCACCTGAGGCATATTACCGCCTTAAAAGAGCGAATGGCGTGGTAA
- a CDS encoding helix-turn-helix domain-containing protein, which yields MFHQFFKPSPALGEIVNNIMINKISFNAAIPNPSFLFPPLPEQCLFFYPHDCMEVQYASGEKQKLSPCVLVGPQTEPLHITMGYDHLVIKVGFQPGGLHRLLGIPMHHLLRTEAFDASDLFGPEVYLVNEQLREAASFHQMQGIVEQFLLKKQGALKKRLPIDHVLPLLIKHGGLLPVDQLASLACLSNRQFERTFKDRLGLSPKFFSRLVRFANAWVYKEARPDASWVEIAYACGYYDQMHLIRDFKEFAGATPSIIEISLREAAINLQNRVFS from the coding sequence ATGTTCCATCAATTTTTCAAGCCGAGCCCTGCTTTAGGAGAGATTGTGAATAACATCATGATCAACAAGATCTCTTTCAACGCCGCCATCCCTAACCCCAGTTTCCTATTTCCGCCGCTGCCAGAGCAATGCCTTTTCTTCTATCCGCATGACTGCATGGAGGTGCAGTATGCTTCTGGGGAGAAGCAAAAGCTTTCGCCTTGTGTATTGGTGGGGCCACAAACCGAGCCCCTACACATTACCATGGGCTATGATCACCTGGTGATAAAAGTGGGCTTTCAGCCTGGCGGGTTACACCGGCTGCTGGGCATACCCATGCACCACTTATTGCGCACCGAAGCCTTTGATGCCAGTGACCTCTTTGGGCCAGAGGTTTACCTGGTAAATGAACAGTTAAGAGAGGCCGCTTCCTTTCACCAGATGCAGGGTATTGTAGAACAGTTTTTACTGAAGAAACAAGGCGCCCTGAAGAAACGCCTACCCATAGACCATGTCTTGCCGCTTTTGATCAAACACGGCGGTTTATTGCCGGTAGACCAACTGGCCAGCCTGGCTTGTTTAAGTAACCGCCAATTTGAAAGAACCTTCAAAGACCGGTTAGGCCTATCTCCCAAGTTTTTCTCTAGGCTTGTGCGGTTCGCCAACGCTTGGGTGTACAAAGAAGCTCGCCCAGATGCAAGCTGGGTAGAAATAGCCTATGCCTGCGGGTACTATGACCAAATGCACCTCATCCGGGACTTTAAAGAATTTGCCGGCGCTACCCCTTCCATCATTGAAATTTCGCTTCGCGAAGCAGCCATAAATCTCCAGAACAGAGTATTCAGCTAA
- the tamL gene encoding translocation and assembly module lipoprotein TamL encodes MISLFHPLRVSQYPCLRVLLPVLLLALLASCSSTKSVPQGDYLYIGGAIKVTSTDQNTKTKDLESELNAAIRPQPNTSFLGLRPKLWIYNAMGGNKKTKGIPNWIKTRLGEPPVLLSEAHPDRVQGQMVNRLYNNGYFSPTLEFKIDSTGKRKMARVDYAATVGRQYIIQQVQFPQGNDSLALAIRETEPNSLLKVNDPYNLQTMIGERLRINETLKEKGFFFFDEDYLIFHVDSTLNNKVNVYVRIKDTAPRKALIPYRYQQVSVFTDYSLTDSIGDSSTPPVQYKDYKYYPDEKTFKARTILNAVFIENNDLYSRKRHLQTINRLMDLGTFKFAEVRFTPLDSIGLNGRLKADILLTQAKKKSVRAEIQTVQKSNGYAGPGITVGFRNRNALRGGELLLINLVGSFESQISGDSTSSGLSSFEMGADAEMNVPRIISPFDIRISSSMYQPRTRFMLGFRFIDRQEFFQQNSFNFEYGYSWKQRATTEIVLNPVQVTYARLLNTTPAFETAIEERPFLARAFDQQLIIGGNYRLVFNTQNIPGKTHQIYVSPGLDLSGGLWGLFYRVKNKRPADPDNPNQFRGQTLSQYAKVDLETRYYFNFSEKLVLATRLLGGYGLPYGNSRVLPYIKQYGIGGPNSIRAFAARSIGPGVYNPNLLTEGGDPVKRSFSYFDQTGDIRIEGNAEVRFPLLDPYLKGAFFVDAGNIWLVNEDPTRPGGKFNGNFMSQLAIGAGAGLRIDVQFFVVRFDLAYPLRDPSYPNGGRPSSGLFGNGVLNLAIGYPF; translated from the coding sequence ATGATATCCTTGTTCCACCCGTTACGCGTTTCCCAGTATCCTTGCCTAAGGGTGTTGCTGCCCGTGTTGTTACTAGCCTTGTTGGCCAGTTGCAGCAGCACTAAGAGTGTGCCCCAGGGCGATTATCTCTACATTGGCGGCGCCATCAAAGTGACTTCCACAGACCAGAACACCAAAACCAAAGACCTGGAATCTGAGCTCAACGCCGCCATCAGGCCGCAGCCTAACACCTCTTTTCTGGGGTTAAGGCCCAAGCTCTGGATCTACAACGCCATGGGCGGAAACAAGAAAACCAAAGGCATTCCCAACTGGATCAAGACCCGCCTGGGCGAACCGCCCGTGCTCCTGAGTGAGGCCCACCCAGACCGCGTGCAGGGCCAGATGGTAAACCGCCTCTACAACAATGGCTACTTCTCCCCCACGCTGGAATTTAAGATAGACAGCACCGGCAAAAGGAAAATGGCCCGGGTAGACTATGCCGCCACCGTGGGGCGCCAGTACATTATTCAGCAGGTGCAGTTCCCGCAGGGCAATGACAGCCTGGCCCTAGCCATACGGGAAACGGAGCCTAATAGCCTGTTAAAGGTCAACGACCCCTATAACCTGCAGACCATGATTGGCGAGCGCCTGCGCATCAATGAGACCCTCAAAGAGAAGGGCTTCTTTTTCTTTGACGAAGATTACCTCATTTTCCACGTAGACAGCACCCTCAACAACAAGGTGAATGTATACGTGCGCATTAAAGACACGGCCCCCAGAAAGGCCTTGATCCCGTACCGTTACCAGCAGGTGAGCGTGTTCACAGACTACTCCCTCACAGATTCTATTGGTGACTCTTCCACCCCACCGGTGCAGTACAAAGACTACAAGTACTACCCAGACGAGAAAACGTTCAAGGCCCGCACCATTCTCAATGCCGTTTTCATAGAAAACAATGACCTCTACAGCCGCAAACGCCACCTGCAGACCATTAACCGTTTAATGGACCTGGGCACGTTCAAATTTGCCGAAGTACGGTTTACACCCCTTGATTCCATTGGCCTGAACGGCCGCCTGAAGGCGGATATCTTATTGACCCAGGCCAAGAAAAAATCTGTGCGGGCCGAGATTCAGACGGTGCAGAAATCTAATGGTTATGCCGGGCCGGGCATTACCGTAGGCTTCAGGAACCGGAACGCCCTGCGCGGCGGCGAATTGCTGTTAATCAACCTGGTGGGATCGTTTGAATCTCAGATTAGCGGAGACTCCACCAGTTCTGGCCTCTCCTCTTTTGAGATGGGCGCCGATGCGGAGATGAACGTGCCGCGCATTATCTCTCCCTTTGACATTAGAATCTCCAGCAGTATGTACCAGCCCAGAACCCGCTTCATGTTAGGGTTCAGGTTTATAGACCGTCAGGAATTCTTCCAGCAGAACTCCTTCAATTTTGAGTACGGCTACAGCTGGAAACAGCGCGCCACCACGGAGATAGTGCTTAACCCGGTGCAGGTGACCTATGCCCGTTTACTCAACACCACCCCCGCCTTTGAGACCGCCATAGAGGAGCGCCCGTTCCTGGCCCGGGCCTTTGACCAGCAGTTGATCATTGGGGGCAATTACCGCCTTGTCTTCAACACCCAGAATATACCCGGTAAAACCCATCAGATCTACGTCAGCCCGGGGCTTGATCTGTCAGGTGGGTTATGGGGCCTGTTTTACCGCGTTAAGAACAAGCGGCCCGCAGACCCAGACAACCCTAACCAGTTTAGGGGGCAGACACTGTCACAGTACGCCAAAGTAGACCTTGAAACCCGCTATTATTTTAATTTCTCTGAGAAACTGGTGCTGGCCACCCGCCTGCTGGGGGGGTACGGGTTACCCTATGGAAACTCCCGCGTGCTCCCCTACATCAAGCAGTACGGTATTGGTGGCCCCAACAGCATACGGGCCTTTGCGGCCCGCAGCATTGGCCCGGGCGTATACAACCCCAACCTGCTCACCGAAGGCGGAGACCCGGTAAAACGCAGCTTCTCCTACTTTGACCAGACCGGCGACATCAGGATTGAAGGCAACGCCGAGGTCCGCTTCCCGCTCCTGGACCCGTACCTGAAAGGTGCTTTCTTTGTGGACGCCGGTAACATCTGGCTGGTGAACGAAGACCCTACCCGCCCGGGCGGAAAATTCAACGGTAACTTCATGAGCCAGCTGGCCATTGGCGCCGGGGCCGGGCTGAGAATAGACGTGCAGTTTTTTGTGGTCAGGTTTGACCTGGCTTACCCCCTCCGTGACCCGTCTTACCCTAACGGCGGCCGACCTTCCTCGGGCCTCTTTGGGAACGGAGTGCTGAACCTGGCCATTGGGTATCCTTTCTAG
- a CDS encoding ferritin, giving the protein MKDLLRLRTSLSEEIETLLNEQIKVEAHSSATYLAMSSWCNRQGFDYSSDYFMKQSHEEREHMLKLFTYVNDLGGHAVSPEVTNIPQEFDSFRDVFEKALQQEIFVTQQFNRMADRCFKAKDFMTFQFLQWFLKEQVEEEYVARRALELFDVIGEEGTGRWEIDKNVRKIKYGEGAAE; this is encoded by the coding sequence ATGAAAGACTTATTGAGACTGCGTACCTCTCTTTCAGAAGAAATAGAAACGCTCTTGAACGAACAGATAAAAGTAGAGGCCCACTCATCGGCTACGTACCTGGCCATGTCCAGCTGGTGCAACCGGCAGGGCTTTGACTACAGCTCAGATTACTTCATGAAACAGTCACATGAGGAGCGGGAGCATATGCTGAAGCTTTTCACCTACGTTAATGACCTGGGTGGACACGCCGTTTCTCCGGAGGTGACCAATATTCCGCAGGAGTTTGACTCCTTCAGAGATGTATTTGAGAAGGCCCTGCAGCAGGAGATCTTCGTGACCCAACAGTTCAACCGCATGGCCGACCGCTGCTTTAAGGCGAAGGACTTTATGACGTTCCAGTTTCTGCAGTGGTTCCTGAAGGAGCAGGTAGAGGAAGAGTATGTGGCCCGCCGCGCCCTGGAGCTCTTTGACGTGATTGGCGAAGAAGGCACCGGCCGTTGGGAAATTGACAAGAACGTACGTAAAATAAAGTACGGGGAAGGCGCCGCCGAATAA